CGCAATCATTGATAAGCGTCGCCCGCGCCCTAATGTGGCTGAAGTAATGAATATCGTTGGTAATGTTGAAGGAAAAGTCTGTATCTTGATTGATGATATTATTGATACTGCTGGTACAATTACGCTTGCTGCGAATGCTTTAATGGAAAATGGCGCAACAAAAGTTTATGCTTGTTGTACACACCCAGTTCTTTCAGGACCAGCAATGGAACGTATCAACGAGTCTCCTATTGAAAAGCTTGTTGTAACGAATTCAATCTCACTGCCAAAGGATAAATGGATTGATAAAATGGAACAGCTTTCTGTGGCGTCACTTCTTGGTGAAGCTATTGTCCGTGTGCATGAAAATGCCTCAGTTAGTTCGCTTTTTGAATAAAAAATGGAGCAGCGTATATTCGCTGCTCCATTTTTTTATTTAATAATCAAGAACTTCAATAATTACAGCTGTTCCTGATGCAGTAACCATAAGCATGCCGTTATCAGCACCAAGCACTTCATAATCTATATCCACGCCAATAATTGCATTTGCACCAAGTTTTTTAGCGCGCTCTTCCATTTCAAAAATAGCGTCTTCCCGAGCTTTTATTAGCTCATTCTCATAACCGCCAGAGCGTCCGCCGAAGAAATTCCGCAAACCAGCTCCGATGTCTTTCATGAAGTTAACACCTGTAATTACTTCTCCAAAAACGATTTGTTTATACTCGATGATTTGTTTTCCTTCAATATTTGGTGATGTTGTTGTAATCATTAGTATTCCTCCTCACAATTCCATTTTACTGTGATTTTTAAATCGTGGCAACTTATTTTTCATTTTGTAATACTGAATGGCGTCTACCATACAATAGATAAATAATGATTCCAATAACAAACCAAATGATGAACGATAGCCATGTTAGTCCAGGTAAATTAATCATTAAATAAACACATAAGATAAATGAAATCGCAGGTATAACAGGGTAGAATGGTGTTTTAAATCCAGCTGTAGGCAATTCTTTGTTGTTTCGTAAAAAGAAAATACCAAGTGATACCATTGCAAATGCGAAAAGTGTTCCAATATTGATTAATGCCGCCAGATCATTTAGAGGAATAAGTCCTGCAATGATCCCC
This DNA window, taken from Listeria sp. PSOL-1, encodes the following:
- a CDS encoding putative heavy metal-binding protein; translation: MITTTSPNIEGKQIIEYKQIVFGEVITGVNFMKDIGAGLRNFFGGRSGGYENELIKAREDAIFEMEERAKKLGANAIIGVDIDYEVLGADNGMLMVTASGTAVIIEVLDY